The Hypanus sabinus isolate sHypSab1 chromosome 31, sHypSab1.hap1, whole genome shotgun sequence genome window below encodes:
- the LOC132383690 gene encoding histone H4-like, protein MSGKGKGGKGGAKRHRKVLRDDIQGITKPGIRRLARLGGVKQISGLIYEETRGVLKVFLEHVIRDAVTYTEHAKRKMVTAMDVVYALKRQGHTLYGFGG, encoded by the coding sequence ATGTCTGGCAAAGGGAAAGGAGGCAAAGGCGGAGCCAAGCGGCACCGTAAAGTGCTCCGTGATGACATCCAGGGCATCACCAAACCGGGCATCCGCCGTCTGGCTCGCCTTGGCGGCGTCAAGCAGATCTCGGGTCTGATCTACGAGGAGACCCGCGGGGTGTTGAAGGTTTTCCTGGAGCATGTGATCCGGGACGCGGTCACCTACACTGAACACGCCAAGCGCAAGATGGTCACTGCCATGGATGTGGTGTACGCTCTGAAACGCCAGGGCCACACTCTCTATGGCTTCGGCGGCTGA